The genome window ACGCTAAACCTTGGAGCCGACTCCAGAGTCAAGCCGTCGGTCGCGACCTTCCAGCCAGCACTGTTTGCCAAGCCGAGTCTGCGCGGCTGACTGCCCCAGGGGCCACCGGTGTCCGCGGCGTAGCCGGCCTCAGCGAACCCGTTGAGCGCGGTGACGCATTGGGCGATGGTTCAGCGCACCGAGTTGCGGACGGGGGTTTAGAACGCGTGGCGGTCGTGCGTACCGCGGGGGCTCGAAAATGGCCGATTCTGGACGGCAGCGGCCTCCCCCCGATCGGGTATTGGCACCAATAGCGATTGCGAGGACGGACAGTCCGGCCTACGTTCAAGGCCGGGCCAAGCCATCCCTTCGCAAAGGCCACACATACCCAGGTGGTCGCGGCAGGCCCGCGCGTGGGGCCGCTCTGAAGTTCATGGCCTAGATGTGATGCCCAGGCACGTTGGTCGAGATCGTGTGACGACACGATCTGAGGTGTAGATGGGTGAAGGCCTCCCTGGTGTGGAGTGGAGCTGTCTAGGAACCAGTGCCGCCACCAGGAGATGCCTTCATGTCCCACGCTACCCATGCCAACGCGGCTTTGACCCCTCGCGCCCGCCTGCGACTCGCCCGTTTGATCGTCGAGGACGGCTGGCCGCCCGCTCGCGCCGCTGAGCGATACGACGTCTCTTGGCGTACGGCGAAGAAGTGGGCTGACCGCTACCGCGACGAGGGGCCGGCCGGGATGCTGGACCGGTCCTCGGCGCCACACCATCAGCCGAACCGGACACCGGCACCCGTGGTCCGCAAGATCGTGCACCTGCGCTGGAAGCAGCGACTCGGACCGGTCGAGATCGCCAGCCGACTCGACATGCCTTCCTCGACCGTTCACGCCGTCTTGGTCCGCTGCCGGATCAACCGCCTGACTCACATCGATCGGGCCACCGGCGAACCGATCCGCCGCTACGAGCACGAGAAGCCGGGCCACCTGATTCACGTCGACGTCAAGAAGCTCGGCAAGATCCCCGACGGCGGCGGCTGGCGCTACGTCGGTCGCCACCAGGGCAGGCGGAACAAGGCCCTCACCGCCGAGCGGACCGGACAGCGCAGCAAGCGGTTCGATCCACTGACGGGGACCTGCTATCTGCACACCGTGATCGACGACCACTCCCGCGTCGCCTACGTCGAAGCCCACGACGACGAGACCAAGGAGACCGCGACCGAGGTCCTCAAGAACGCGGTCGCCTGGTTCGCAGAACGCGGCGTCACCGTGACCAGGGTTCTCAGCGACAACGGCAGCTGCTACCGCAGCCGCATGTGGCTCGAGACCTGCGCGAACCTCGGGATCGTCCCGAAGAAGACCCGTCCCTACCGGCCACAGACCAACGGGAAGATCGAGCGCTTCCACCGCACCCTGGCCGAGGGCTGGGCATTCAAGAAGTTCTACAACTCCGAGTCAGCCCGACTCGCGGCTCTGCCAGCATGGGTCCACGAATACAACCACCACCGGCCCCACTCAGCAATCGGGAAGGCCGCACCCATCACCCGGTTGAACAACCTGGCTGGGCATCACACCTAGAGCGGCCCCGCCCCCATGCCTCACCACCGGCCCTGAGGTGCTCAGCGCGACCCTTCGCCGTTTTCGCGACGCACGCGAGCTCCTCGGCCTCGCGCATCCGAGGCGCAGGCGTGGGTACCGTGGCGCATCAATAGTGCGGTCTGGGTGCCTACTCCCCTGCAGTTTCTCGGGAGCGTGACACCACGATGTGCGCCATCGGCCGCGGGCCCCGGCACAGACCTGGGGCTCGCGGTCCTCGTTTTGCCCCTGCTCCCCGACCCGCTCCCCGGGATGTGCCGAGAGAGCGTTCGACTTCGGCCGTTTCTGGTCACGCCTTCTCGCTGGCGCAGCATCCGTCCGAGCAGCTCGTGCTGGCTGAATCTGCGGGGATGGAGCCAGCAGGGGTGGGGCCGCAGGCGCAGCCTTCTCCTCGCCAGGCCTCCAGGCCCTCGCGCACGGCGACGGCGGCGATGATCAGGCCGGCAATGGGGTCGGCCCAGGACCAGCCCAGGGTGGTGTTGAGGAGGAGGCCGGCCAGCAGCACCGCGGAGAGGTAGGTGCACAACAGGGTTTGGGTGGAGTCGGCCACCACCGCGTTGGATCCGAGGCTCTTGCCGGTGCGGCGTTGTGCCCACGACAGGAACGGCATGATCACCAGTGAGGCCGCGGCGAGGGCGATCCCGACTGTGGAGTGGTCGGGTTCGTGGCCACCGATCAGAGCCCGAGCCGATTCGAAGGTGACATAGGCGGCCAGGGCGAAGAAGGAGAGCGCCATCAGGCGCAGCGCTCGCCGTTCTCGGGACTCGGGCAGTGGGTGGCGGAATTGCCACAGGATGATCAGCCCGCTGCTGACCTCCACGACCGAGTCCAGCCCGAACCCGACCAGGGCGATCGAGCCGGCCACCAGTCCAGCGCTGATGGCAATGACCGCCTCGATGAGGTTGTAGGTCACGGATGCGGCCGCAAGCAGCTGGGCACGGCGGCCGAGCTGCTGCCGACGCTTCGGATCCTCGACGTAGGTCACCGCGTGCACGTGGTCGGCGAGAGTGCTCATCGGTTCGCCTCTTCGCCGTAGGTGGGACACAGAGCGACGGCGTCGCCAGTGGCGGCCAGGAGCTCTTCGGCCGCGGCGAAGAGCTTCAGCACCGCCTGCGGGTGCGCCAGGGAGAAGACCGAGGACCGCCCGGATGGATGGGACTCGGCCAGGCCACAGTCCCGCAGACAGGCGAGGTGCTTGGACACCGTGGACTGCGCCAGGCCGAGGTGTGCTGTCAGTTCGGCCACGTTGTGCTCACCCAGCAGCAGATGGCGCAAGATCGCCACTCTCGAGGGATCACCCATCCCTCGGAACAGACAGGCTGCAGCCCGGCCAGCGGCCGCCTCGTCGACCTCATGCGCGTCGACCGGCGCCGCACTCTTCTCTATCATCGCCATTCGGCGATAATAGAGTCAATTGGCGCTGATTTGTCAAGGCCTGCTGCGACAGCAAACGGCCGATTTCCGAACACCCCTCTCCTTCCGACGACTTGCAACTTGTACCTGGGTCCAGGTTTACGGTTGCCGCATGGAGACCTTGCTGAACACCGATGCCTGCACGATGCCTACCACCGAGCGGCCATTGCGGCTGGCAGAGTTCGATGCGTTGTTCGCTTCCACCGTCCGTAGCGTCGAGCGGCGCGGCGACGAGGTACGGATGCGCCTTGCCGGCGAGGACGGCCTCGCCGAGCGGGTCCGTGCCCTGACGGCCCGCGAGACGTCGTGCTGCTCGTTCTTCGCCTTCACCGTCGAGGGCACCGACCAGGACCTCACCCTGGACATCTCGGTGCCGCCGGCCCGCCAGGAAATCCTCGACGCACTGGCCGAGCGAGCCCGGGAGCTGGCGGCGTGAGCCTGCGGATCAACGATGTCGCCCAGGCGGCCGGCGTCAACCGCGAGACGCTGCGCTACTACGAGCGGCGCGGGCTGATCGAACAGCCCGAGCGCAGCCCCGGCGGCCACCGGCTCTACGACGAGCGGGCCGTGCAGACACTGCGGATCATCAAGGCCGCACAACGGCTCGGGTTCACCCTCGACGAGGCGGCCGACCTGATCGAGGTGGGCCGCCGACGCGGCCGCGACTCCGGGCTCCAGGCGCGCGCCCAAGCCAAGCTCCTCGAGGTCGAGGCCCGCATGGCCGACCTCGCCGCGATCCGGGACAACCTACGAGCTG of Nocardioides panzhihuensis contains these proteins:
- a CDS encoding MerR family transcriptional regulator, which gives rise to MSLRINDVAQAAGVNRETLRYYERRGLIEQPERSPGGHRLYDERAVQTLRIIKAAQRLGFTLDEAADLIEVGRRRGRDSGLQARAQAKLLEVEARMADLAAIRDNLRAALEAGCDDLHQCASSDCCPLPFVEITTRKADA
- a CDS encoding cation diffusion facilitator family transporter; translated protein: MSTLADHVHAVTYVEDPKRRQQLGRRAQLLAAASVTYNLIEAVIAISAGLVAGSIALVGFGLDSVVEVSSGLIILWQFRHPLPESRERRALRLMALSFFALAAYVTFESARALIGGHEPDHSTVGIALAAASLVIMPFLSWAQRRTGKSLGSNAVVADSTQTLLCTYLSAVLLAGLLLNTTLGWSWADPIAGLIIAAVAVREGLEAWRGEGCACGPTPAGSIPADSASTSCSDGCCASEKA
- a CDS encoding IS481 family transposase, with protein sequence MSHATHANAALTPRARLRLARLIVEDGWPPARAAERYDVSWRTAKKWADRYRDEGPAGMLDRSSAPHHQPNRTPAPVVRKIVHLRWKQRLGPVEIASRLDMPSSTVHAVLVRCRINRLTHIDRATGEPIRRYEHEKPGHLIHVDVKKLGKIPDGGGWRYVGRHQGRRNKALTAERTGQRSKRFDPLTGTCYLHTVIDDHSRVAYVEAHDDETKETATEVLKNAVAWFAERGVTVTRVLSDNGSCYRSRMWLETCANLGIVPKKTRPYRPQTNGKIERFHRTLAEGWAFKKFYNSESARLAALPAWVHEYNHHRPHSAIGKAAPITRLNNLAGHHT
- a CDS encoding ArsR/SmtB family transcription factor, which gives rise to MIEKSAAPVDAHEVDEAAAGRAAACLFRGMGDPSRVAILRHLLLGEHNVAELTAHLGLAQSTVSKHLACLRDCGLAESHPSGRSSVFSLAHPQAVLKLFAAAEELLAATGDAVALCPTYGEEANR